The window TAACCTTAAGATCTCTTAATAAATGACAAAGAGcaataaaataatcttaatCAGGattatgtgtgtatatacacTCAATCTTCCAACAACATATACAATAACATGGTtgatacaattaataaaaaaatggaatactTTCTATAATCTTTGCATATTCAGATTGAGAAACATTAtctcatttattttccttAAGGCTATTACTAGCATTATAAGAGCACCATCaaactattaaaaagtaaCAATATTCAATGTATGgtaatttatataaatcaaaacattCTCAATAATACTAAGCTTATCACATTAGTCTCACATAAATCTTTCACTTCAACATACAACCATATAATCACACAATAAACTGAtccaaacaacttttaataaacacatatattaataacGCACAATCAAATCTATATAACTCTTTTGAATATCTTCAACAATTTAATGGagaagtttttcatttattttcatacttTTCGTGTAATATTCTCTCTCTCCTATGattaatttgtgtttatttttctattgcACTCtattaattgttataattcaataatttttatgttatcaTTTTGTATTGTACGTCCTTCGTTGTTTGCATTGTATTTCATacaattgtaattaattttacattttataatttttcgtGGTTTTAGTGAAttatatctattatttttatgttaaattcACTTCCATcctatattttcattttaagaaaagaaaacatatcttcaaatatattagtATCCTAGTTTGTTAGAAATTGATGCATGGTCTTCTATCCATACATTGTGTCTAGAGATGTCGATGGGTGGGGTGGGATGGGGCCCGATGGGGATGCCACTATGATCCCCATCATCATCTCTACCACTATCCCATTCTCCATCTCCACAAAATTTCCCCTTGGAAACTAGATTCCCTCCGGGAAATACTCTccactttttctaaaaaaggtTTAATCTCATCTATCTTTTCCAATCCACAATTACttcaaatatacatttttaatgttgctttctttttttatagaatattatcaattttgttatttaaaacaattaaaatgtcaaattctcttagtttataaaaataaaaactcaactATTAGAAAATCTACGTAGAAATCCAtccataaaattcaaacatccctaccaaaaaaaatcaaagatcaACCCATAACTATTCTTACAAAACCTTCAACTACACCATATTTTTTAAGacacaacaaataaataaataaataaataaataaataaataaatatatatatatatatatatatatatatatatatatatatataaacatgtgtgtgtatgcacatttttttcctttaaggGTGGGGGCGGGATATAGGAGTGGGGTTGGGGTAAGGGTCGAAAAATTTATTCTCCATCTTTGACCCTAAATAGtcaatggaagaaaaataatccCCACTCTTTCCCCCATTCTCCGTGTATTTGAGGACTCCCCACCTCGTTCAGAATGGGTCCCTATGGAACGTGTTCTACGGGTTAAATGAACATCTCTATTTGTATATGAATTTGTGTACGTGCTTCAATGGAGATAATCAAACATCTTTTTAACTTTGGGGGCATTTTAGTCACGGAGGAATTTGGACAAATTGATGTAATTGTTGGATAAATATAGGTGTATTTCAACCGGCACAATTTTCCAAAATCAATgagataatataatatataaaaagaaactatttaGTTGAGTATAGAAAAGTAAAGCTTTGTGTGACGCATTCACTTAGCTCATTTGTCGACAAATTTCCTTGCATCCCAAGATCTTTAAATTCATTGCATCACTGACAATATAAAGCAAAACGAACTAAGGCATCTGATGATATCTCAATTTTACTCAAACGGGTGACTAAAAATGGGAGAGGATGAGAAACAGCATGGGGAAGTTCATGTAGTAGTAGTGGCATGTCCAACCCAAGGCCACCTTAATCCACTCCTACAATTCGCCAAATACCTAGCACATCAAGGCATCCATGTCACCATCCCCCTCACCTTAGCAAatcccatttcttcttctttttcccgTAATAACAATAACTTTCCATTCATTAACCTTCAACGAGTTTCTCTTTTACCATACAATGGAACTGAACCTGAAAGTTCCATGGGCCTTTGGGGAAGACGCCTAGCTTCCATTCGTTTACATCTTGTtgagtttctttcttcttgtgATCATTCTGTCTCTTGCATTGTGTATGATTCTATGATGTCTTGGATTCTTGATATTGCCAAGGAGTTTCGAGTTTCTGCTGCTTCCTTTTTTACTCAATCTTTTGCTGTTAATGCTATTTATTATAGTCTTTATAAAGGATGTCTCGATATTCCATTGGGGGaaagatttgtttgtttggatcATGGGTTTCCTTCTTTTCGATCTTCTGATATCTCTACGTTTCTTTCTGATCCGATCAAACATGTGACGATTATCGAGCTCATGACTAAACAATTTGCTGCTTTGGATGATGCCGATTGGGTCTTCATCAACACTTTCGACTCTTTAGAACCACAGGTATACactcattttcaatcaaaagtACTTTGATGTATCGTCCCAAACGATACCATCTTCATCAATGACTGCCAGATGTGAATatgtgataattttttttttcttaaataaaataaaagaatataagcTTGAATTCTAAATGGGAGAGATCCCAACAAactaaaaacactttttaaaaattattttctttttgttggaaaCATCAATAACTACCTAAAACTTATGGAACTTTGCTTATTTCGTTTTTTAAGGATTGACTAAtcaaatgatatttttgttcCAATTTTTGCCGTCAATGAGttatatgacaaaatttatattatatatcaacATTTCAACCTTTCCTCGAAGGAAGTTGAAAATCTTTCTTATAAAACCCGATAAgtgaaattcaatattaaaatgtgGATGAAATGACTTAGCTTTAGTTGAATTTGAACTAACCTCTCTTACTTTGATATCAACTCaaaagtagataacaaaacaaaataatcaataacccaaaataaaaacatattctaAAACTTATTTCAATGATAATCCAATAAagtctaattattatttgaacaacactagttttttttttttttgttaatgattttttttttttttttgccctATGTAGGAATCTGTATGGATAAAAAAGCAGCTTCCTTTCATAAGTATTGGACCCATGATTCCCTCCATTTACTTGAATGGATGGCTACCAAAAGACAAAGACTATGGGCTTAGTTTGTTTGAACCAAATAATGAAGATTCAACAATGAAATGGATTGATTCACAAGAAAAAGGCTCCATCATTTATGTGTCATTTGGAAGTTTAACAGAAGCAAAAGAGGAGCTAATGGAAGAAGTAGCGTGGGGACTAAAACTCACCAACAGACCCTTCTTGTGGGTAGTTAGAGAATCTGAATTTCACAAGCTTCCCCACAATTTCATTGAGGACATAGCCGAGAAAGGGCTAGTAGTCAAATGGTGCTCTCAATTGCAAGTTTTGACCCACAAATCGGTTGGATGTTTCGTCACCCACTGCGGTTGGAACTCAACGCTCGAAGCGCTGAGCTTGGGAGTGCCATTGGTGGCAATGCCACAGTGGTCGGATCAGCCGACGAATGCCAAGTATGTGGAGGATGTGTGGAAGATTGGGAAGAGGGTGAGAATGGAGGAAGATGGACTTTGTAGAAGGGAGGAGA of the Cucumis sativus cultivar 9930 chromosome 3, Cucumber_9930_V3, whole genome shotgun sequence genome contains:
- the LOC101210034 gene encoding UDP-glycosyltransferase 74E2, giving the protein MGEDEKQHGEVHVVVVACPTQGHLNPLLQFAKYLAHQGIHVTIPLTLANPISSSFSRNNNNFPFINLQRVSLLPYNGTEPESSMGLWGRRLASIRLHLVEFLSSCDHSVSCIVYDSMMSWILDIAKEFRVSAASFFTQSFAVNAIYYSLYKGCLDIPLGERFVCLDHGFPSFRSSDISTFLSDPIKHVTIIELMTKQFAALDDADWVFINTFDSLEPQESVWIKKQLPFISIGPMIPSIYLNGWLPKDKDYGLSLFEPNNEDSTMKWIDSQEKGSIIYVSFGSLTEAKEELMEEVAWGLKLTNRPFLWVVRESEFHKLPHNFIEDIAEKGLVVKWCSQLQVLTHKSVGCFVTHCGWNSTLEALSLGVPLVAMPQWSDQPTNAKYVEDVWKIGKRVRMEEDGLCRREEIEICINQVMEGEDCKEIRENLNKWRELAKATMEEGGTSNTNINHFVQQLFRKTALTAASNIVQEHHKYSNNI